From a region of the Zingiber officinale cultivar Zhangliang chromosome 4B, Zo_v1.1, whole genome shotgun sequence genome:
- the LOC121974967 gene encoding aspartate carbamoyltransferase, chloroplastic-like encodes MPFTAFSAPAMDTYVLNLCTKNPSNHQMKHYQSPICCQAISNAREAIFVRAPPPALSSNPLYSLRIGLPMRSSRCYSLDIKDYSASCSNKFQLDDVVESQQFDTDILNGIFEVAYEMEKIEKNSQGSNMLKGYLMATLFYEPSTRTRLSFESAMKRLGGEVLTTENAREFSSAAKGETLEDTIRTVEGYSDIIVLRHFESGAARRAASTASIPVINAGDGPGQHPTQALLDVYTIKREIGRLDGISLGLVGDLANGRTVRSLAYLIAKYQKVKIYFVAPDVVKMKDDIKDYLTSMGIEWEETSDLLEVASRCDVIYQTRIQKERFGERIDLYEAARGKYIIDKKVLEVLPKHAVIMHPLPRLDEITVDVDDDPRAAYFRQAKNGLYIRMALLKLLLLGW; translated from the exons ATGCCTTTCACCGCTTTCTCAGCTCCTGCCATGGACACGTATGTTTTGAATCTTTGTACAAAAAATCCAAGCAATCACCAAATGAAGCATTATCAGTCTCCTATCTGCTGTCAGGCAATTAGCAACGCTAGAGAAGCAATCTTTGTCAGAGCACCCCCACCCGCACTTTCTAGTAATCCACTGTATTCTTTGAGGATAGGATTGCCCATGAGGAGCAGTCGATGTTATTCTCTTGATATTAAAGACTATTCAGCTTCGTGCAGTAACAAGTTTCAACttgatgatgttgttgaatctcaACAGTTTGATACAGACATTTTGAATGGAATATTTGAAGTAGCTTATGAGATGGAGAAAATTGAGAAGAATTCACAAGGGAGCAATATGCTGAAAGGGTATCTGATGGCCACTTTGTTttatgaaccttctactcgaACTAGACTTTCATTTGAATCAGCTATGAAAAGGTTAGGTGGTGAGGTTTTGACTACTGAAAACGCTCGTGAATTTTCTTCTGCTGCAAAAGGAGAAACTCTTGAAG ACACCATAAGGACAGTTGAAGGTTACTCAGATATAATTGTTTTGAGGCACTTTGAAAGTGGAGCTGCTAGACGAGCTGCTTCTACAGCCAGTATTCCTGTAATAAATGCTGGGGATGGTCCAGGGCAACATCCAACACAG gCTCTATTGGATGTGTACACCATCAAAAGAGAAATAGGTAGATTGGATGGAATATCACTTGGTTTGGTTGGTGACCTTGCAAATGGAAGGACTGTTAGATCACTGGCATACTTAATAGCTAAGTATCAGAAAGTAAAGATTTACTTTGTTGCACCAGATGTTGTGAAGATGAAG GATGACATCAAAGACTATTTGACATCTATGGGTATTGAATGGGAAGAGACCTCTGATCTATTGGAAGTGGCTTCGAGATGTGATGTTATTTATCAAACTCGCATTCAGAAAGAAAGATTTGGTGAAAGGATAGATCTTTATGAAGCAGCTCGTGGTAAATACATAATTGATAAAAAGGTGTTGGAGGTGCTTCCTAAGCATGCTGTTATCATGCACCCTCTTCCACGGCTTGATGAA ATAACTGTCGATGTAGATGATGACCCTAGAGCTGCATATTTCCGGCAAGCCAAGAATGGCCTATATATCCGAATGGCACTACTTAAGCTGCTTCTTCTCGGCTGGTGA